The DNA window ccaGGCTCCCTcgggctccggctcctgcactgtagcagggtgtcggctgctgggcggccgacaggtgcctagaggagccggagccgcggagacagaaaaacgagcttctccggctccggttgtgtcagtgagagaggaaagaaggaaagagaaaaatggctccggtgaacagtaaccgggtgtcggccgctgggcggccgataggccggagccggagccggagccgccggagcccggccaaacggggccttagaacCAATGGCCTTACAAATTTGACGTTTATGGGAAACACCACTATTTCTCACCTAATAGGGTCGGTGCCATTACAAATTCACTCAAAAACTGAAATATGCCACTTTTTTTTAACATTTATGGGCCCACTTTTTTTGTACGTTTATGGGCTACTTGGATCCAAGTATAGACTATCGAAGTATTTTCATATGGAGAAAAATGCCCCTGCTGCTCAAACTCCCTATACTCACTGATGTATGGGGCCCCATATCATCCCCTTCATCTCCTTCCTTCCCCGATGGTTCTCCTTTCTAGGTGAGCTTGGTCGAGTGGCGGCAACACGTTGGCGAGCATGGATGGTGGCATCTATGAGTAGGAGGAGGCATGTGGTGGGGCAGCGCTGGCCCTGGCCAGTACTCCAGATGTGCACATCTATAACGAAATTTTAGTGACAAAGCAAAATCGTGTATAAGGATTAAATGGTAATATTTTTTTAGATTAGCGCCGGTGCCCTATTCTAAATCTTACAAACTCTATCACTATTTTAAATAACAATGGAACAGATCTAAAATGATTTGCTTAGGGCGTCCTCAATGACAATTTGCAAATAGCTAGCTAGATGagacttagaaataataaaaaatgaaCACTTTAGTATAGAGTTACGTGAGGTGTGAGAGAGTTGTTTCTAGAAAATTGTGCTGAACTAGCTATTTGTGAGTCTCTAGTCATTTGATCTCTTTTCTTGATAGTCAATAGAATTGTTTATAGACTAGCTATTTGGGAACCATCAGAGTCGGTCTTCTGAGCTTATGGCCTGGCATGCAGTAGCAACTCCACCGGACTTCCCGCATGCCCGGCCTATCTTTCTGTCCCAGCACATCCTGTGTTGACGTTTGACCAAATAAACCCTCTGCGGCTCTGCAAATTCTATTTCCTTCCGCTATAGCACCGAGTGGTAGGTGTCGATAACTTTTTATATATTGCAAAATGAGCGAGTGGTGTGAGAAAGGGGAGTTCAAGCTTAGAAAGGCTAAACTAGTCAGAAAAGGACAATGTACACTTTCACACACCGCTCGCACGTTTGCTTTACGTAGATCGCACCGGTGGCGGACCTAGAATTTTTGCATAGGGTATGCCCCGCAAAATTTTTTTTATACAATTCGGTAAAACCATATTATAATTCGATAAAACGACGTCAAATCTTAATATAAATTGTTCAAATAAAATACAAATACTTCGAAATATAACAATAGGAGACTTACAATATTACGTATTTATCCGCCACTTTTTCATTGACATGAATGTctccattatatcatcttcattaacttgaaagaaaatatcccgctcaatAAATGTGACTAGATAATCATCAAAAACAGTATCACCTATCTTATTCCTTGACTTTGTTTTCACTATAACCAATGCAGAAAATATCCTTTCAACACTCACAGTTGCCACTCGTAAAAGCAATATCAATTTGAGAAGCAAGTACACCATATCATACACTTTGTgcctctttgtttcaacaagcttaactgagagatcaacaatattgtctAGACCTTGAAAGCTAGCATCTTGTCgcatgtcatcaatataattatcaaGTTGCAATTCAAGTTTTAACAAATCATTGTTGGAGAAGTCCTTAGGATAAAATTCAGCCAATCTACGTACCTTCCGTGCATCAAAAGAAGCAAAAGAGTTGGAAGAACTGAAGGCTGACATACAAGAGAGTAGCTCCATATTGATCTCATCAAACCGATTATCAAGCTCTTGACTAATTTGATCAATGACATCAATGTATAATTCTCTTCGGAAATGGtcatcatttgtttggtttcgGGCACGAGCATACCATGCTGATTTTCCATAAGGCACATAAGCACCATCCATAGCAGgaacttcaacaccatgtttaatacaaaaagaagtgacctTCTGAAGAAAATTATCCCAACCATTAGACCTCAACTCCTGCATTCTGCtctttgccacattaacaagtgagattgcattaagaatatcttgaTCCCTTCTCTGCAAGCACTCGGATAACTCATTTGTACATCCAAGAATAACATACATTAAGTGcacaaagaaaacaaactcaaaggtTTCAAATGCTCCAAGCACAAAATGTATCTTTGTCCAATCTTCCTTATATGCATTATcagcaccaagttcaatgagcACATCATGAATTGAGAAATATATAGTGATGATGCTACATATTGTTTTGTAATGAGAGCCCCACTGAGTGTCACCAGGCCTAGGCAAACCCATCTCTTGATTTAATCCACTCCCTGATTCAAGCTCACCACACTCTAGTGCTTTCTTGACATTCTCAAGCCTAGCATTTCGAAGCATATCATGACGCTTGCAAGAAACCCCAACAATGTTCAACAAGATAGATACTTGATAAAAAAAAGTCTTGCAGTCAGTATTTCCTTTAGCAACAGCAACAAGAactagttggagttgatgtgcaaagcaatgaatataataagaggaaggtgattcttgcatgattaaagttTTGAGCcctttaatatctcctttcatattgctaGCCCCATCATAACCTTGACCTCTAATCTGCTGCATACTCAATCCATTACTAACAAGTAAAACTTCAATTGCTTTCTTAAGTGACAAAgaggtagtatcatctacatgaacaactTCAATAAAGTGCTCACATGGCCTTCCAAGTTTATCAACTGcaatttcttcaacttgtactctATCTTCTTCTTGATTCTGCTCTTCCACAATATTTTCATCCGGAGGTGGATCAATAGTAGCCGCCTTCTTTGCTGCTTTCTGAAAAAGGGATCGAATGTCTCCGTTTCTTTTCATAATTCAAGACTCTAGAGTTCTGGAAAAAACACTCACCAATTAGCAAAACTAACGATCGGAAGAAACCTAGAACTGAGGAAGGACGGGGAAGGACGGGGAGTATCACCTGAGGAACTGAGGAAGGACTGGCGATCAGTCCTGCAGGCGATGGCGGCAGTCTAGGGCTCCAGGCCAGGCGAAGCGACGGGCGATGCCGATTTGCCGATGGCGGCAGTCCAGACTCGATGAGGCGACGGGATCGTCGGCAGTCCAGGCGATGCGCTATCCAACCTACCTTCGATCGATTTGGAGCTGGGCTGGCCCAGCTGCACGCGCACGGGAGGGAATCCGCTCTGCGTGACCGCGTCAGTTGCGAATACGAAGGGCACCGGACGATGGATGGcttgtttttttaatttttaatttgtATTATGTATGGTTGACGGGTGGCCCACAGGGTGGTCGGTGGACCACCCTGACCACCCACTAGGTCCGCCAATGATCGCACCGCTGCAGCTAGTGATGTCCGAGCTAGTAAAATTAGGAGCGTTGAActttcttgtacatgtgtctattatttaggaaaatattgttTCTCTGGATAAATTTAGGGTTTGCACCAAGGGCTAATAATTGTAAGCTACCTCAAAAATTAGCCTTAGCCCATCCAGGTGGCTAATAAGTGAACTAACTGTTTAGCCAAATCTTGAACTAGTTGTTTCGTTGGCcaaccactactacacaaatgattttgcgcGACACCCCCTAGAGGCCACCGAAGCGGACACCTATTTATGCCCGTCACGATAAATGCCACGGTTTACCtaggcgggcattttttatttaccacggcgggcatttTTGCCCGCCacagtaaatcgatttaccgtggcggacgtcttaagatgtccgccacggaaaataccctattttccgcggcggacatcttaagacgtccgccacggtaaatcgatttaccgtggcgggcgtccTAAAATGCCCGCCACCTAAAATGTGGAGGCCCAACTGACCCAAACCGAGGCCCAATAGCCATCTCCAATATAAAAGGAGGGAGTTAGGGTTTCACTGAAACACATCACCCACATCCCTTGCACCATCGTCGCCGCCTCCCCCACTCTGTCTCTGTCAGCTCCCCCACTCTCTCTCTTAGCTCTCCGCCTCCCCCACTCTCCCTCTGCCTCCCTCTACTCTCCCTCGATGCAGGCAGTGGCGCGCGACGTAGCTCTCCTCCATAGTGCCGCCACGATGGCCATCCCCTACAGCGGCGCGTGGCGCGAGGAGGAGAGCGGCGCAGGGTGGCACCGCATCGAACGACATGACAATGGCGGCGGACCCCTCCCTTCCCCGTCGGCGGTGGCGGTCCCTCCCTTCCCCATCGGTGGCCTCCTCCAAGGGCGCGCGAGGCCTCCAGACGACGGATCGAGGGCGCGCGGGGCGACGGCGCGCGCGGGACGACGGCGATGGCTGTGCCCTCCTCCCCCCATGGATCCTCCATGAACGACGACGGCACGGGGCTAGGGTTTCAAATCCAGTGAgttcatctccctcttcctctccatctccctcttcctctctccatctccctcactcctccctcttcctctctccagaTCCGGCGACGGCGACCTCCTCCTCCATGGATCCGACGGCGGCGACCTCCTCCCCCACGGATCTGGCGGCTGCACCCTCCTCCTCCGCGGATCTGGCGGTGGAGCGACCGGATTCGGCGGTGGATCTCCACCACAGCCACGACGCCGGGATCCACCATGGCCATGACGCTGGGACCTCCACCACGGCGGGCGAGGACGCGTCGGCGCGGCGGCCTCCCTCCACCACGGCGTGGTGGGATCCGCGAGGAGGCACGGGGATCCATGAGGAGGCGTCGGCGTGGTCCCTTGCGAGCGACTGGTGAGGTGGTGGCGGCCGTGAGAAGCCTGGATCCATCGCCGGTGGGCTCGCCAGTGGGCTCGAGAAcgggctcgccggtgggctcctggtttttttgttttttaaatgattaaccgcagcgggcatcctaacgtgcccgccgtggtaaaagtatatttaccgcggcgggcacgttacaccgcccgccgtggtaaatctattaaccgtggcgggcaaggccgcccgccgcggttaagccacgatttaccgtggcctctaggccgcggcggacggctttgcccgccgcagaAAACCGAAAACGCcggcctccagtaaagtttgtgtagtagtgaacttTAATTAATTGGACTAATTTTTATCCCTAACTAATAAGTAATAACTAGCCTTAACTTATGCAAACAGACCTTAAGACCAGATATCCTCTTATTATAATAATCAGATTATACAATCAAATTTTGATTCAAATAAGATTAGGTATATGAAGGATTATTGAATTAAAATCACTAGGTTATAGGGGATTATAGATGCTAAAAGTTAAACTTGCCCTCCAACAGATTGTCCAACTTGCCAAACTAAAAGATAAATAGGAATTTCTCACTCTAACCAACCATAATATATTATTATCATCTAGGGACACTCTGATTATTATAATTCATAATCTTGATTACAATAATCCTATATATGTATAATCTAAATTATAATAATTGTTATGCAAATAGACAATAAGATCCTATTTAGATTCGTTATctgctaatagttagctagctaatatgaGCTATTAGCTAGTTATTAGTTGAGAGTGTTTGGATGCATAACTAATAAAAAATACCACCAAGATAACTATTAGTTGTCATTATCTGATTTTGTCAAACTAGTAACATAATTATTATCTAGAGGTCCAACTAACAATTAGCTATTTTTATTAGCTACACATGTTTGATACAAAAGAGATAACTATTCAAGATTCAAACAAGGTATAAGCTATACCGCGTATATTCAGGACGAGGAGCTAGCATGCAAGAGCTTTCATTCTTTTTGTCAAGTGGGGCCCAGTAATGATGCCAGTATCGATCTTTCAAACAAGATGTTAATTTCTTCAAACGGAGAAGCCGGTGGGGGCTcggggtttgattttttttttaggcTCTGGTCGACGCTGCGTGGATGGCCTTTTATATTTTCTTTTGCGAAGAGGGCCTTTTATATATGTATATTAAAATTGTTTCAAAAAAGGTATATTAAATGCTTCTTGGGCAAAGCCTTTTATATTTTCTTTTGTGAGGAGTTTTTTTTTATCATTTCATTGGCAGTTTAGGTATTTTTCTCAATAATTTTGGGCACTCAAGTTATTTCGAGACTGTGGTAGGGACTGTACACTACAGGAAActggatctttgccgagtgcatagaGGTTTGCCGAGAGGCAaaactcgggcactcggcaaatatacactttgccgagcgccaaacccagcactcggcaaaggacgatttgtcgagtgcctgactCTCGGCgaactcaggcactcggcaaattagttctttgccgagtgccgggctctcggcaaacatgggcactcggcaaagagtgccaGGGGCAAACGGCATCCATGGccgccacctttgccgagtgcctgccgttaggcactcggcaaagacctgccaCATGGCCGGCTCGGGGGCCACCAGGCCGGCtcgcctttgctgagtgccacgtggtcggcactcggcaaaggacctcttTGCAGAGTGCCagacctagcactcggcaaataattttttttttttggttttggtcGTCAGTTTTTTTGTGAAGCATTCCTACAGTACCATgatcaacatgttcaaatttggcacattttTAGTACATTTTGCTATATTTTTCACTTTTATTTCGATTTGTTGAATTTTTtcggaaaatgtaggtttgaactgcgggtgcatcgaatattcgatttgaatgattcaaaaaatgatattcttgtTTTTGAGTGTAAAGTTAGGCCAAATCCATGAACTGACccaaaatttcgatcaacgtgcgcaCGGAGCAACGCCACCATCTTCCGTGCGGGCGgttttttaattctaaaaaatgcaAACGAATTCTGAAAATcgcgaaacttgtcgagatgtcatgatatcgtatgcgtatgctattgtcaaaatttgaaaaagtttcgagcacgttgcaCGTACGATGTTCACAAACCAGTACATCCCCACATGTGATATCATCGCACCGCATTGCCCAGTACTACGCATTCGTTggacgttcttgaaataatgaaatgatacatgatgtctgtatgaaGGACTACTTCACGTGCGAGGATGGGAAACAGGCCGAGGCGGcgcgagtgcaggacaaggtctgcAGAGAGGGACTTAAGGACCTGTACCACAAGGGGCATATCCAGTGCATCATCACCTACAACGCCGACGTGCTTGGCCAGGTGGTGAGGAAGAGGGAAGCCAGGCAGATGATGCTCCAGAGGGAGACCGACctcaccagggagcagtacctccAGGTAAGTACGAAACATTCATTCTGATTCCTTCCATGAAAAATAAGTAGGCTTCAATTCATCTTCTGacatgtcaaatacttgatgtcatgCGGATGTGTCCTGCTTGGTGCTCCAAGTACAAAGACTGTTGGGTGGACATCGTGAACAAGTGGATCTCGGAGGACACGTACACTCAGCGCAG is part of the Miscanthus floridulus cultivar M001 chromosome 9, ASM1932011v1, whole genome shotgun sequence genome and encodes:
- the LOC136480891 gene encoding uncharacterized protein, with product MKRNGDIRSLFQKAAKKAATIDPPPDENIVEEQNQEEDRVQVEEIAVDKLGRPCEHFIEVVHVDDTTSLSLKKAIEVLLVSNGLSMQQIRGQGYDGASNMKGDIKGLKTLIMQESPSSYYIHCFAHQLQLVLVAVAKGNTDCKTFFYQVSILLNIVGVSCKRHDMLRNARLENVKKALECGELESGSGLNQEMGLPRPGDTQWGSHYKTICSIITIYFSIHDVLIELGADNAYKEDWTKIHFVLGAFETFEFVFFVHLMYVILGCTNELSECLQRRDQDILNAISLVNVAKSRMQELRSNGWDNFLQKVTSFCIKHGVEVPAMDGAYVPYGKSAWYARARNQTNDDHFRRELYIDVIDQISQELDNRFDEINMELLSCMSAFSSSNSFASFDARKVRRLAEFYPKDFSNNDLLKLELQLDNYIDDMRQDASFQGLDNIVDLSVKLVETKRHKVYDMVYLLLKLILLLRVATVSVERIFSALVIVKTKSRNKIGDTVFDDYLVTFIERDIFFQVNEDDIMETFMSMKKWRINT